From one Lotus japonicus ecotype B-129 chromosome 3, LjGifu_v1.2 genomic stretch:
- the LOC130742981 gene encoding LOB domain-containing protein 4-like, whose product MKEGGRKQVPMSPCAACKLLRRRCAKDCVFAPYFPADEPQKFGSVHRVFGASNVNKMLQELPEHQRSDAVSSMVYEANARVRDPVYGCVGTISSLQQQVDVLQTQLVLAQAEVVQMRMRQFSTSSSDQHQPPTPSNSSSLNLYSLWPQL is encoded by the exons ATGAAGGAGGGTGGCAGAAAACAAGTTCCAATGTCGCCATGCGCGGCATGCAAGCTTCTTAGAAGGAGATGCGCAAAGGATTGTGTGTTTGCTCCTTATTTCCCTGCAGATGAACCCCAGAAGTTTGGCAGTGTGCACAGGGTTTTTGGAGCTAGCAATGTGAACAAAATGTTACAG GAGTTACCGGAACACCAACGGAGTGATGCGGTTAGTTCGATGGTATATGAAGCCAATGCAAGGGTGAGGGATCCGGTGTATGGATGCGTGGGAACCATTTCCTCTTTGCAGCAACAAGTTGATGTGCTTCAAACCCAATTGGTACTAGCACAAGCTGAGGTTGTGCAAATGAGAATGCGCCAATTCTCAACCTCATCATCAGATCAGCACCAACCTCCAACACCCTCCAATTCATCCTCACTGAACTTATACTCCCTCTGGCCTCAATTGTAA